Proteins encoded together in one Anaerotignum propionicum DSM 1682 window:
- a CDS encoding ATP-binding protein: MRDYLHQLKMIKLSPDIILFDLFKTILVFLIATSFALCVVEMNVISDNIFGVYMFGVAITSVITSGYIWGLLSSIGGVIAVNFFFTYPFFALNFSMSGYPITFALLLLMSVLVSALTTRVKKAAVLSAMRENRSENLTKMSNALLSANTLTKILEITVDFFSQSNQCSVIGYFGDPTEPEIKLLKAIQNNDELILNSPLELQVAKIAFTTNKISGVTLESEAHNCKGTYIPISVENRVYGVIGLLFENPDNVLMDVYKFSSIMVFQTILAIERQAIEEKAQQILLEKEKEKMRSNLLRAVSHDLRTPLTCIIGASSTLLENKDKITEETFDRLLHDIHHDAQWLIHMVENLLSITKISSEGAKVKKQDEVVEEIVAEAIARVHKRFPDASIYVSVPQEMLIVPMDATLIEQVLINLLENAIRHAQTVLPIALKVFQENKEIIFTITDYGKGIDPARISTIFEGDNGNASVDSNRGLGIGLSLCKTIILAHNGRIFAENQPCGGAVFTFALPMKGES; the protein is encoded by the coding sequence TTGGTCTTTCTGATTGCAACTTCCTTTGCACTATGCGTTGTAGAAATGAATGTAATCAGTGATAATATTTTTGGGGTCTATATGTTCGGCGTTGCTATTACCTCTGTGATCACCAGCGGTTATATTTGGGGTTTGCTATCCTCAATTGGCGGGGTTATTGCGGTTAATTTTTTCTTTACCTATCCTTTCTTTGCGTTGAATTTTTCCATGTCAGGTTACCCCATTACCTTTGCCTTACTCTTGTTGATGTCAGTTTTAGTCAGTGCATTAACGACAAGGGTAAAAAAAGCTGCCGTACTTTCCGCAATGAGAGAAAATCGCTCTGAAAATCTGACAAAAATGAGCAATGCACTACTCTCCGCCAATACACTGACTAAAATTTTGGAGATTACCGTCGACTTTTTCTCACAGTCAAATCAATGTAGTGTAATCGGTTATTTTGGAGATCCCACAGAACCAGAAATTAAATTGCTAAAAGCTATTCAAAATAATGATGAACTTATCTTAAACAGTCCATTGGAATTACAAGTAGCAAAAATCGCTTTTACAACAAATAAGATTTCCGGCGTTACCCTTGAGTCAGAGGCTCATAACTGCAAAGGAACCTATATCCCCATTTCCGTGGAAAATAGGGTGTATGGAGTAATCGGACTTCTGTTTGAAAACCCTGATAATGTTTTAATGGATGTCTATAAATTTTCAAGTATTATGGTTTTTCAAACTATTTTGGCCATAGAAAGACAGGCCATAGAAGAAAAAGCACAGCAAATCTTATTGGAAAAAGAAAAAGAAAAAATGCGAAGCAATCTTTTAAGGGCTGTGTCTCACGATCTTCGCACGCCCCTCACTTGTATTATTGGTGCCAGCTCAACTTTACTTGAAAATAAAGATAAGATAACTGAAGAAACCTTCGATCGTTTACTTCATGATATTCATCATGATGCCCAATGGCTGATTCATATGGTTGAAAATCTGCTTTCTATTACAAAAATTAGCAGCGAAGGCGCAAAAGTCAAGAAGCAGGATGAAGTGGTGGAAGAAATCGTTGCTGAAGCCATTGCCAGAGTTCATAAAAGATTCCCAGACGCGTCCATATATGTTTCAGTTCCCCAAGAAATGTTGATTGTACCTATGGATGCCACTCTAATAGAGCAGGTTTTGATTAATTTATTGGAAAATGCCATACGGCATGCCCAAACTGTCCTACCTATTGCACTCAAGGTATTTCAAGAAAATAAAGAGATTATTTTTACCATTACAGATTATGGAAAAGGCATTGATCCTGCAAGAATATCCACAATTTTTGAAGGAGATAACGGCAACGCCTCCGTAGATTCAAATCGAGGATTAGGAATTGGCCTTTCCCTTTGTAAGACCATTATTCTTGCCCACAATGGCAGAATATTTGCAGAAAACCAACCCTGCGGAGGGGCTGTCTTTACATTCGCATTGCCCATGAAAGGAGAATCATGA
- a CDS encoding response regulator, giving the protein MTVKSKILIVEDEEPISNFMEMTLKANNYSVICAKKGKEALSMIPSHCPDLIILDLGLPDIDGITILKELRTWSSTPVIVVSARSDEADKVEALDIGADDYIVKPFGTSELLARIRTAIRHNTSNHSGASEHLFSVKNLKIDFQKRLVIIDGSEVHLTQIEYKIVSLLAKSAGRVLTYDAIITELWGPYAVKDNQILRVNMANIRRKLEKNPAAPEYIFTEVGIGYRMAEE; this is encoded by the coding sequence ATGACAGTGAAATCAAAAATACTAATTGTTGAGGATGAAGAACCTATCAGCAATTTTATGGAAATGACACTAAAAGCCAATAACTACAGCGTGATTTGTGCGAAAAAAGGGAAAGAAGCCTTATCCATGATTCCATCCCACTGTCCTGATTTAATTATATTGGATTTGGGTCTGCCTGATATAGACGGAATCACTATTTTAAAAGAGCTTAGAACGTGGAGCTCTACACCTGTCATCGTTGTATCTGCCCGCAGCGATGAAGCGGATAAAGTTGAAGCTTTGGATATTGGTGCAGATGATTATATTGTAAAACCTTTTGGCACCTCTGAGCTATTGGCACGCATCCGCACCGCAATCCGCCACAACACCAGCAACCATTCAGGTGCATCAGAACATCTTTTTTCAGTGAAAAATCTAAAAATTGATTTTCAAAAAAGGCTGGTTATCATTGATGGAAGCGAAGTTCATTTGACTCAAATTGAATATAAAATAGTTTCATTACTGGCAAAAAGTGCCGGTCGCGTTTTGACTTATGACGCCATTATTACTGAGCTTTGGGGGCCATATGCCGTAAAAGACAATCAGATTTTAAGGGTAAATATGGCAAACATCAGAAGAAAGCTCGAAAAAAACCCTGCTGCCCCTGAATATATTTTTACCGAGGTTGGTATTGGATATCGCATGGCAGAGGAATAA
- a CDS encoding radical SAM protein — protein sequence MEQSQSLLSHCTVCPRHCHIDRTDNQTGFCHASLLPKIALVSAHFWEEPPISGTKGSGTVFFSYCNLRCIFCQNHEISENGFGKEVTIERLVEIFLEQQAQGLHNINLVSPTQFIPQIAIALRIAKQNGLTTPVVYNSNGYESLEGLCLLDGLIDVYLPDFKYWDDKIAQEYSSAPHYSTIASKAILEMRRQVPLDIFDENGLMQKGLMVRHLVLPSHYRDSFKILDWIKDTLGGDTYVSLLNQYTPMHRANTTKALSRKLTTFEYDKVTEYFLNIGLKNGFMQKKSAATSDYTPIFNLEGVEKRIH from the coding sequence ATGGAACAAAGCCAATCCCTTTTATCCCATTGTACAGTCTGTCCAAGGCATTGCCATATTGATCGTACAGACAATCAAACAGGTTTTTGTCATGCATCCCTTCTTCCCAAAATCGCTTTGGTCAGTGCACATTTCTGGGAAGAACCTCCAATCAGCGGGACAAAAGGTTCTGGTACGGTATTTTTTTCCTATTGCAATCTACGTTGTATATTTTGCCAAAATCATGAAATTAGCGAAAATGGATTTGGAAAAGAAGTTACAATTGAACGTTTAGTAGAAATTTTTTTAGAACAACAGGCACAGGGTTTGCATAATATCAATCTGGTTTCCCCAACCCAATTTATCCCACAAATTGCTATAGCGCTGAGGATTGCCAAACAGAACGGGTTAACGACACCTGTTGTGTATAATTCCAATGGATATGAATCCTTGGAGGGGCTGTGTCTATTGGATGGTCTAATTGATGTCTATCTGCCTGATTTTAAATATTGGGATGACAAAATTGCGCAAGAATATTCCTCTGCTCCCCATTATTCAACCATAGCATCCAAAGCTATTCTTGAAATGAGAAGGCAGGTTCCCCTTGATATATTTGATGAAAACGGATTGATGCAAAAGGGTTTGATGGTTCGCCATCTCGTACTCCCCTCGCACTATCGGGACAGCTTTAAAATATTAGACTGGATTAAAGATACCTTAGGAGGCGACACCTATGTCTCCCTCCTAAATCAATACACCCCCATGCATCGGGCAAACACGACAAAAGCTCTATCCCGTAAACTCACTACTTTTGAGTATGATAAAGTTACGGAATATTTCTTAAATATTGGGCTGAAAAATGGTTTTATGCAGAAAAAAAGCGCAGCAACCTCTGATTATACACCTATTTTTAATTTAGAGGGTGTTGAAAAAAGAATTCACTGA
- a CDS encoding cupin domain-containing protein translates to MVRKERVVTVEGLRDGKGSVEIHHFMEKEELMGHATMYARVIIKPHSSIGWHQHVGNTEPYAIIKGEGTFIDNDGSKTTVHPGDVCLIEVGQWHSIENNTDENMEMIALVINEEVK, encoded by the coding sequence ATGGTAAGAAAAGAAAGAGTTGTAACAGTAGAAGGATTAAGAGATGGTAAAGGCTCCGTTGAAATTCATCATTTCATGGAAAAAGAAGAATTGATGGGACACGCAACAATGTATGCCCGCGTCATCATAAAACCTCACAGCAGCATCGGTTGGCATCAGCACGTCGGTAATACAGAACCCTACGCAATTATCAAAGGCGAAGGAACTTTCATCGACAACGACGGCTCCAAAACCACTGTACATCCCGGTGATGTCTGTCTCATCGAGGTGGGGCAATGGCACTCCATCGAAAATAATACTGACGAAAATATGGAAATGATTGCTTTGGTTATTAATGAAGAAGTAAAATAA
- a CDS encoding suppressor of fused domain protein: MENEKNTSELHYKEPENTGKKRPVHTTSYDKEIDKHMKSLFPERKERVFYEQTSDFLQIDIHLLEAPTKKDFHVLYTVGMSALAMKLPEDLLPQYQVLERAELMLLLPAEWSLILPEDGKVDNRLWWPVNLMKYISRFPHEYQTWLGWGHTIPNSEEYLPYDESTALCGVMLGALQEEISVMQCKDGTQINFYTLIPLFKEEIEGKQKEGTEALITKLSSINGFGMIIFPDRPCVFYGD; the protein is encoded by the coding sequence ATGGAAAATGAGAAAAATACATCGGAACTTCATTATAAGGAGCCCGAGAATACAGGAAAAAAAAGACCTGTGCATACAACATCGTATGACAAAGAAATTGATAAACATATGAAATCGTTATTCCCAGAGCGGAAAGAGCGTGTGTTTTATGAACAAACTTCGGATTTTTTACAGATAGATATTCATTTGCTGGAAGCACCAACGAAAAAAGACTTTCATGTTTTGTATACCGTGGGAATGAGTGCATTGGCAATGAAACTGCCGGAAGACTTATTGCCCCAATATCAAGTATTGGAAAGGGCGGAATTGATGCTTTTGTTGCCGGCGGAATGGAGCCTCATTCTTCCTGAGGATGGAAAGGTAGATAACCGTTTATGGTGGCCTGTGAATTTGATGAAATATATCTCTCGCTTTCCCCATGAATATCAAACTTGGCTTGGATGGGGACACACCATTCCCAACTCGGAAGAATATCTTCCCTATGATGAAAGTACCGCACTTTGCGGCGTCATGCTTGGTGCATTGCAAGAAGAAATTAGTGTAATGCAATGCAAAGATGGAACGCAGATTAATTTTTATACTTTAATTCCTCTTTTCAAAGAGGAAATTGAAGGGAAGCAAAAAGAGGGTACAGAGGCCTTGATAACTAAGCTATCATCTATAAATGGTTTTGGTATGATTATTTTTCCTGACAGACCTTGTGTATTCTATGGTGATTAA
- the ftsY gene encoding signal recognition particle-docking protein FtsY, protein MGFFAKLKAGLDKTRKSILGGVDAVLGGFTKIDEELFEELEEALIMADMGVQTTMNIVENLRKRVKREHATDPSLIKGMLADEITAILSEGVQQEETLPNPSVILVIGVNGVGKTTTIGKLASRYKAEGRTVLLAAADTFRAAAIDQLEVWGQRAGIEVIKQEENSDPAAVVYDAVHAARNQKRDLLICDTAGRLHNKKNLMEELRKIGKVIEREHPDAHKEVYLVLDATTGQNALQQAKLFQEVADITGIILTKLDGTAKGGIVVAIKSELQIPVRYIGVGEGINDLQKFDAKEFAKALFGE, encoded by the coding sequence ATGGGCTTTTTTGCAAAGCTAAAGGCAGGATTAGATAAAACTAGAAAGAGTATTTTGGGCGGCGTGGATGCAGTTTTAGGCGGATTTACTAAAATTGATGAAGAATTGTTTGAGGAGCTGGAAGAAGCCCTCATTATGGCGGATATGGGTGTGCAGACTACAATGAATATTGTAGAAAACCTGCGCAAACGGGTAAAGCGTGAACATGCAACAGATCCATCCTTAATCAAAGGAATGCTGGCTGACGAAATTACTGCAATTTTATCTGAGGGGGTACAGCAGGAGGAGACCTTACCTAATCCTTCCGTCATTCTTGTAATAGGTGTAAATGGTGTTGGAAAAACCACTACAATTGGCAAATTGGCAAGCCGCTATAAGGCAGAGGGGCGCACAGTTTTGCTTGCTGCGGCAGATACTTTCCGTGCGGCGGCCATAGACCAGCTTGAAGTTTGGGGACAACGTGCTGGGATTGAGGTCATTAAGCAGGAGGAAAATTCTGACCCTGCGGCAGTGGTTTATGATGCTGTTCATGCGGCTAGGAATCAAAAGCGAGATCTCTTGATCTGCGATACCGCAGGACGTTTGCATAACAAAAAGAACCTTATGGAAGAGCTTCGGAAAATTGGAAAGGTAATTGAGCGGGAGCATCCTGATGCCCATAAAGAGGTATATTTGGTTTTGGACGCAACCACAGGGCAAAATGCTTTACAGCAAGCAAAGCTTTTTCAAGAGGTTGCAGATATTACAGGTATTATTCTTACAAAGCTGGATGGCACGGCTAAGGGCGGCATTGTGGTAGCCATTAAAAGTGAACTGCAAATTCCTGTGCGTTATATTGGCGTAGGCGAAGGTATCAACGATTTACAGAAATTCGATGCTAAGGAATTTGCTAAGGCTTTATTTGGGGAATAA
- the smc gene encoding chromosome segregation protein SMC yields MYLKRLDLQGFKSFPEKVKLEFNQGVTAVVGPNGSGKSNVSDAVRWVLGEQRAKSLRGDKMEDVIFAGTENRKPLGFAEVSITIDNQDQKLPLAYTEVQVTRRVFRSGESEYRINGTACRLKDIQELFMDTGVGREGYSIVGQGRIDEILSAKGDERRRIFEEAAGIVKYKTRRNEAASKLEREQQNLLRVDDIIGELEVQLEPLEEQSEKAKRYLIFKEELKEAEIVAFCRDLSKMEESLAKILQDKALAEEQLKEHLAQEGKDKAEICQLKNSLEQLDVLIQQQNQEIAELRAEKERKEGEIRLTEEQKQNDASNLARIQREILQKQEQKAENQNQLELCTSRITALGIEMELQQGQLSKLEQEYASLNSSLHQDETQAESYKDEIFEQIKAGTEAKGEIAKREALREQFLNRMVQLQTEKTQLESRIHQLEIHIQALDKQEADMKENASFMEKELLALEKDKLKAQKEKEDAQGYLSTEGKVLSEIQSRLSVLKEMERENEGFFHSVKSLLNLPDKEKRGICGAVGQLFKVDELYEVAIEGALGGAMQNVVTKTEEDAREAINYLKNHNLGRATFLPISAIKGHTFEGRPPILDEVGVIGVAHELISFDDMYRQIAENLLGRTIIMENLEQAVILAKKYKHQYKMVTLEGDILNPGGAMTGGSKQKKAAHIFSRGREIRSLQEKMESTGKLVGQLQEKLSLFQEDMAEIEEQILEKRMELQRMTVTLNSSHGDREKTSMDTKENQERLKLILLEEGQLQEQLLRTEKDIQIGKETLAFTESKVEQVSAALMQFQDNLTDEKGKRDTVMTEITSLKIGLSKNGQNISNIEETVLRLQREIQTLLQQIKLDEEKISVLGENTEKKDEAKAVLQEESVALDKKIRDLQEALTKTTEEKNKISQVAETVEQRGIDLREASRQMESELFRLEAKGERLEEEKMRITTQMWEEYEMTYRMALEYTSNKQNDLKSRPVKEIRGDIRSLGDVNVGAIEQYKEVKERYAFLTQQRADILEAEEKLRGIIEELSLLMEKQFREQFQLISESFSRVFQEMFGGGKAYLRLLDTERVLESPIEIIAQPPGKNLQNMQLLSGGERALTAIAILFSILYLKPSPFCILDEIEAALDDANVSRFAQYLKKFANDTQFIVITHRKGTMEYADVMYGVTMQEKGISKLISVDFSEQKKDAM; encoded by the coding sequence ATGTATTTAAAAAGATTGGATCTGCAGGGCTTTAAGTCCTTTCCCGAAAAAGTGAAATTAGAGTTTAACCAAGGTGTAACGGCAGTTGTGGGGCCCAATGGCAGTGGAAAAAGCAATGTTTCCGATGCGGTACGTTGGGTTTTGGGGGAACAAAGAGCAAAAAGCCTTCGTGGAGATAAAATGGAGGATGTTATTTTTGCGGGGACAGAGAATCGGAAACCCCTGGGCTTTGCGGAGGTCTCCATAACCATTGACAATCAAGACCAAAAGCTGCCCTTGGCATATACCGAAGTACAGGTGACCCGAAGAGTGTTCCGTTCAGGAGAAAGTGAATATCGTATTAACGGTACAGCTTGCCGACTCAAGGATATTCAGGAGCTTTTTATGGATACTGGCGTTGGGCGAGAAGGCTATTCCATTGTAGGACAAGGCAGAATTGATGAAATATTAAGCGCAAAGGGTGATGAACGGCGGCGTATTTTTGAAGAGGCGGCAGGAATTGTAAAATACAAAACCCGTCGGAACGAGGCTGCAAGCAAGTTGGAACGAGAACAGCAAAACCTCCTTCGTGTGGACGATATTATTGGCGAGCTTGAAGTACAATTGGAACCTTTAGAAGAGCAGAGCGAGAAGGCAAAACGCTATCTGATTTTTAAGGAAGAATTGAAAGAAGCAGAAATTGTGGCTTTTTGCAGAGATTTGAGTAAAATGGAGGAAAGTCTAGCTAAAATTTTGCAGGATAAGGCTCTGGCGGAGGAACAATTAAAAGAGCATCTCGCCCAAGAGGGAAAAGATAAAGCTGAAATTTGCCAATTAAAAAATAGTTTAGAACAGCTGGATGTACTGATACAACAGCAGAACCAAGAGATAGCAGAGCTTCGGGCGGAAAAAGAGCGCAAAGAAGGTGAAATTCGTCTGACAGAGGAGCAAAAGCAAAACGATGCTTCTAATCTCGCCAGAATACAGCGGGAAATCTTGCAAAAGCAAGAGCAAAAAGCTGAAAATCAAAATCAGCTGGAGCTTTGCACAAGTAGAATTACCGCCCTTGGCATTGAAATGGAGCTTCAACAGGGTCAGCTCTCTAAGTTGGAACAGGAATATGCATCTTTAAACTCCAGTTTGCATCAGGATGAAACCCAAGCGGAAAGCTATAAGGATGAAATATTTGAACAAATCAAAGCAGGAACAGAGGCAAAGGGCGAAATAGCAAAACGAGAAGCACTACGAGAACAGTTTTTAAACCGTATGGTGCAATTGCAAACGGAAAAGACACAATTAGAAAGTCGTATTCACCAGCTTGAAATACATATACAGGCTTTGGATAAGCAAGAAGCGGATATGAAAGAGAATGCCTCTTTTATGGAAAAAGAACTTCTTGCATTGGAAAAAGATAAACTAAAAGCCCAAAAAGAGAAAGAGGATGCACAAGGATATCTTTCCACAGAAGGCAAAGTGCTTTCTGAGATCCAATCCAGATTATCAGTATTAAAAGAAATGGAAAGGGAAAATGAAGGTTTTTTCCATAGTGTTAAGAGCCTTTTAAATTTACCTGATAAAGAAAAAAGAGGTATTTGCGGTGCTGTAGGTCAATTGTTTAAAGTTGATGAACTATATGAAGTTGCTATAGAAGGGGCTTTGGGGGGAGCAATGCAAAATGTTGTGACCAAAACCGAAGAAGATGCCAGAGAAGCAATCAATTACTTAAAGAATCATAACTTGGGTCGGGCAACCTTTTTGCCCATTTCCGCAATCAAGGGACATACCTTTGAGGGTAGACCACCTATCTTGGATGAGGTGGGAGTAATTGGCGTTGCCCATGAACTGATTTCTTTTGATGATATGTATCGCCAAATTGCAGAGAATTTATTGGGAAGAACCATCATCATGGAAAATTTAGAGCAAGCTGTAATACTTGCGAAAAAATATAAGCATCAGTATAAAATGGTAACCCTTGAGGGTGATATTTTAAACCCCGGTGGCGCCATGACAGGTGGATCAAAACAGAAAAAGGCGGCACATATTTTCAGCCGAGGAAGAGAAATCCGTTCTTTACAGGAGAAAATGGAAAGTACGGGTAAATTGGTTGGACAGCTTCAAGAGAAACTTTCGCTTTTCCAAGAGGATATGGCAGAGATTGAAGAGCAAATTTTGGAAAAAAGAATGGAGCTGCAAAGAATGACTGTAACCTTAAACAGCAGTCATGGGGATCGGGAAAAAACATCTATGGATACCAAGGAGAATCAGGAACGCTTAAAATTAATTCTTCTAGAGGAAGGCCAGCTTCAGGAGCAGCTTTTGCGAACGGAAAAGGATATCCAAATTGGCAAAGAAACCCTTGCCTTCACAGAGAGTAAGGTGGAACAAGTCAGTGCGGCTTTGATGCAATTTCAGGATAACCTCACCGATGAAAAAGGAAAACGGGATACAGTAATGACTGAAATTACATCTCTGAAGATTGGACTTTCCAAAAATGGTCAAAATATTTCTAATATAGAAGAAACGGTTTTGCGCTTGCAAAGAGAGATTCAAACGCTGTTACAGCAAATAAAACTGGATGAAGAAAAAATATCTGTTCTTGGTGAAAATACTGAGAAAAAAGATGAAGCAAAAGCAGTTTTGCAAGAGGAATCCGTGGCGTTGGATAAAAAAATTCGTGATTTGCAGGAGGCACTGACAAAAACCACAGAAGAAAAGAATAAAATTTCGCAAGTAGCAGAAACCGTTGAGCAAAGAGGAATAGACTTAAGGGAAGCATCAAGACAGATGGAAAGTGAGTTGTTCCGCCTTGAAGCAAAGGGAGAGCGGCTGGAAGAAGAAAAAATGCGCATTACCACGCAAATGTGGGAAGAATATGAAATGACATATCGAATGGCGCTGGAATATACCTCAAATAAACAGAATGACTTGAAAAGCCGTCCTGTAAAGGAAATAAGGGGAGACATTCGTTCTTTGGGTGATGTAAATGTGGGTGCCATTGAGCAATATAAAGAAGTAAAGGAAAGATATGCTTTCTTGACACAACAAAGGGCAGATATTCTGGAGGCAGAAGAAAAGCTTCGGGGTATTATTGAAGAGCTGTCTCTTTTAATGGAAAAGCAGTTTAGAGAGCAATTTCAATTGATTTCTGAAAGCTTTAGTCGTGTTTTTCAAGAGATGTTTGGCGGCGGAAAGGCATACCTAAGGTTGCTTGATACAGAACGGGTGCTGGAATCTCCCATTGAAATAATTGCCCAACCGCCAGGGAAAAATTTGCAGAATATGCAATTATTATCCGGTGGGGAAAGAGCCTTAACGGCAATTGCAATTTTATTTTCAATTCTGTACCTGAAGCCATCACCTTTTTGTATTTTGGATGAAATTGAGGCGGCTCTGGATGATGCGAATGTAAGCAGATTTGCCCAGTATTTAAAGAAGTTTGCAAATGACACCCAGTTTATTGTCATTACCCATAGAAAGGGTACCATGGAATACGCTGATGTGATGTATGGTGTAACAATGCAGGAAAAGGGCATTTCAAAGCTGATTTCCGTAGATTTTTCGGAGCAAAAAAAGGATGCTATGTAA
- a CDS encoding dihydroorotase, which yields MKTLLKNCHVVSPEFQEKELYDIYVVDGIIEEIGKNIAKADAKIMDLGGNTVLPGLIDMHCNICDPGFEYLENIETVSRSAARGGFTTITCEPNTNPVIDNKTVVEYIVSKSKSQALVNIHPYGSMSIGCKGREMAEIGEMYNAGIVGVSDGDQFTDEASFLRNVMLYVKMFDMPVITHCEDRGLSGIGVMNEGFTASYLGLAGMPREAEEVVVARNIILAENTGARLHIAHVSTKGSVQLIREAKKRGAKVTGETCPHYFLLTEEGVDNYNTLAKVNPPLRTIEDVEAIQRGLADGTIDVIASGHSPSNEGDKNKVFTSAVYGISSLETAFSLSYTGLVKTGLISLADLVHMMSTKPAEILKLENKGRIAEGMDADFIVVDLRQGYRIDPKHFASKAKFSPFADWEVQGRVIYTMVGGRLIM from the coding sequence TTGAAAACCCTGTTGAAAAACTGCCATGTGGTATCTCCTGAATTTCAAGAAAAGGAATTATATGATATCTATGTGGTAGATGGCATTATTGAAGAAATCGGAAAAAACATAGCAAAAGCCGATGCAAAAATTATGGATTTAGGTGGAAATACTGTTTTGCCGGGCTTAATTGATATGCACTGTAACATTTGCGATCCCGGGTTTGAATATTTAGAGAATATTGAAACGGTGTCTCGCAGTGCCGCTCGGGGCGGTTTTACCACAATTACTTGTGAACCAAATACAAATCCTGTGATTGATAATAAAACTGTTGTGGAATATATTGTTTCAAAATCAAAGAGTCAGGCATTGGTGAATATTCATCCTTATGGAAGCATGTCGATTGGCTGTAAAGGACGGGAGATGGCAGAAATCGGCGAAATGTATAACGCTGGTATCGTGGGGGTTTCCGATGGAGACCAATTTACAGATGAGGCATCTTTTTTGCGCAATGTCATGCTTTATGTGAAAATGTTCGATATGCCAGTAATAACCCATTGTGAAGATAGAGGCTTATCAGGAATTGGTGTAATGAACGAAGGTTTTACTGCATCCTATCTCGGTTTAGCAGGAATGCCCCGAGAGGCTGAGGAGGTTGTGGTGGCAAGAAATATTATTTTGGCAGAAAATACAGGAGCAAGACTTCACATCGCCCATGTAAGCACAAAAGGCTCCGTTCAGCTCATTCGAGAGGCAAAGAAAAGAGGGGCTAAGGTAACAGGGGAAACTTGTCCCCACTATTTCCTTTTAACAGAGGAAGGGGTGGATAACTATAATACCTTAGCAAAAGTAAACCCTCCATTGCGAACCATTGAGGATGTAGAGGCAATCCAAAGAGGCTTGGCCGATGGCACCATAGATGTGATTGCCTCAGGTCACAGCCCTTCAAACGAGGGGGATAAAAACAAAGTGTTTACCAGTGCAGTTTACGGTATTTCATCTTTGGAAACAGCATTTTCTCTAAGTTATACAGGCCTAGTGAAAACAGGGCTGATTAGCCTTGCTGATTTGGTTCATATGATGAGTACAAAACCGGCAGAGATATTAAAGTTGGAAAACAAGGGACGCATTGCAGAAGGAATGGATGCGGATTTTATCGTGGTGGATTTGCGCCAAGGTTACCGTATAGATCCCAAGCATTTTGCTTCTAAAGCGAAATTCTCACCCTTTGCGGATTGGGAAGTACAAGGCAGAGTAATTTATACCATGGTAGGCGGAAGACTAATCATGTAA